Proteins encoded within one genomic window of Bacteroidia bacterium:
- a CDS encoding lactoylglutathione lyase, giving the protein MKHIQFIETILYVNDQQASADFYTNLFRQNPDLNVPGMTEFKLAGNYKLGLMPNNGIAKILSDKTPHPEKGNGIPRCELYFYVENIEFEFDNATKIGAKLISEIKDQEWGDKVCYFADIDGHIIAFAEKLNKK; this is encoded by the coding sequence ATGAAGCATATTCAATTTATAGAAACAATACTTTATGTAAATGACCAACAAGCAAGTGCTGACTTTTACACAAATTTATTTCGACAAAATCCTGATTTGAACGTACCCGGAATGACAGAATTTAAACTTGCCGGAAACTACAAGTTAGGATTAATGCCTAATAATGGAATTGCAAAAATACTTTCTGACAAAACACCACATCCAGAAAAAGGAAACGGAATTCCAAGATGTGAACTTTACTTTTATGTTGAAAACATTGAATTCGAATTTGACAACGCAACAAAAATTGGAGCAAAACTGATAAGTGAAATTAAAGACCAAGAATGGGGCGACAAAGTTTGTTACTTTGCAGATATTGATGGACACATAATTGCATTTGCAGAAAAACTGAATAAAAAATAA
- a CDS encoding NERD domain-containing protein, producing the protein MEAIVAVIILVFFLVVLRFLKSPKTKGAVGELLVELSLGGDIPNEKYIINDLLLYNDSKSHQIDHIIIRKTGVFVIETKHYSGQIYGQDNQKEWTQVLAYGREKYRFYNPIHQNKSHIYALSKIVGRKDCFVSIIVFPKAAIMTYFDAYVGSISDMKRWLKQDREEILTVTEIEQIYNLLIDHKNNPQLTNVQHIDNISKMRQNIENNICPRCGKKLVIRKGKYGSFYGCSGYPYCKFIKK; encoded by the coding sequence ATGGAAGCCATAGTTGCAGTTATTATTCTTGTTTTTTTTTTAGTTGTACTTCGTTTTTTAAAATCACCGAAAACAAAAGGGGCGGTAGGCGAATTATTAGTAGAATTAAGCTTGGGTGGAGACATTCCAAATGAAAAATATATTATCAACGATTTGTTGCTATATAATGACAGCAAATCACACCAAATAGACCACATAATTATCCGTAAGACAGGTGTTTTCGTTATAGAAACAAAACACTATTCAGGACAAATATACGGACAAGACAACCAAAAGGAATGGACACAAGTTTTAGCTTACGGACGAGAAAAATACCGATTTTACAATCCAATACACCAAAACAAAAGCCACATTTACGCATTGAGTAAAATTGTAGGCAGAAAGGATTGCTTTGTTTCTATTATCGTGTTTCCAAAAGCCGCTATAATGACATATTTTGATGCTTATGTAGGCTCTATTTCTGATATGAAACGGTGGCTCAAACAAGACAGAGAAGAAATATTAACAGTGACAGAGATTGAACAAATTTACAACCTACTAATTGACCACAAAAACAATCCTCAACTGACAAATGTTCAACATATTGACAACATTTCCAAAATGCGGCAAAACATTGAAAATAACATTTGTCCGAGATGTGGCAAAAAACTTGTGATACGAAAAGGAAAATATGGCTCATTTTATGGTTGTAGTGGATACCCATATTGTAAATTCATAAAAAAATAG
- a CDS encoding SDR family NAD(P)-dependent oxidoreductase, with product MNTIVVSGANGNLGQAVVLHFLNIGWQVAGLVYSKHSPICEHQHYREFRVDLKSESESEKCVQQLIDIYKKIDAVVMTAGGFRMGEFAHTTLQDLDFLYKLNFTTAYNLSRHLITHLEGVGGKFVFIGSAQGFDTKKGKSAVAYSLSKSHLFQLANIINASYANKDVRACVIVPSIIDTPQNRDDMPNADFSKWEKTEDIARVIADFIYNKITDSVIVVQAVLKQ from the coding sequence ATGAATACAATCGTTGTAAGTGGAGCCAATGGGAATTTGGGACAAGCTGTTGTTTTACACTTTCTCAATATAGGTTGGCAAGTAGCGGGTCTTGTGTATAGCAAACACTCCCCTATTTGTGAGCATCAACATTATCGCGAATTTAGGGTTGATCTAAAAAGTGAGTCAGAAAGTGAAAAATGCGTACAACAACTCATTGATATTTACAAAAAGATTGATGCTGTTGTAATGACAGCAGGAGGATTTCGAATGGGTGAGTTTGCTCATACTACGCTTCAAGATTTAGATTTTTTATACAAACTCAACTTTACAACTGCGTACAACTTGTCTAGGCATTTAATCACGCATTTAGAAGGTGTTGGAGGAAAGTTTGTATTTATTGGGTCGGCACAAGGATTTGACACAAAAAAAGGAAAGTCAGCAGTAGCATATAGCCTTTCTAAGTCCCATCTTTTTCAATTGGCAAATATTATTAATGCAAGCTATGCAAACAAAGATGTTAGAGCTTGTGTCATAGTGCCAAGTATTATTGACACACCTCAAAATAGAGATGATATGCCTAATGCTGATTTTAGCAAATGGGAAAAAACAGAAGATATAGCCCGGGTTATTGCAGATTTTATATACAATAAAATAACGGATTCTGTAATTGTGGTGCAAGCGGTTTTGAAGCAATAG
- the recA gene encoding recombinase RecA — MADSKAEKIKALKLTIDRLEKTYGKGVVMKMDEHGIADVSVISTGSFGLDLALGIGGFPRGRIVEIYGPESSGKTTLALSCIAQAQKNGGLCAFIDAEHAFDKLYAQKLGINVDDLLVSQPDDGEQALEVTDNLIRSGALDVVVIDSVAALVPKAEIEGDMGDSKMGLQARLMSQALRKLTGTINKTGCICIFINQLRDKIGVMFGNPETTTGGNALKFYSSIRIDIRRIGQIKSGDDITGNRTKVKVAKNKLAPPFKVVEFDIIYGQGISRVGEILDMAVDTGVVNKSGSWFSYADTKLGQGRDAVKDLLADNPELLADIESKLKEKILGGAPLPEENE; from the coding sequence ATGGCAGACAGCAAAGCAGAAAAGATTAAGGCACTTAAGTTAACTATTGACAGACTTGAAAAAACTTATGGAAAGGGAGTCGTGATGAAAATGGATGAGCATGGAATTGCTGATGTATCCGTGATTTCTACCGGTTCGTTTGGATTAGATTTAGCATTAGGCATAGGAGGATTTCCACGAGGCAGAATTGTGGAAATATACGGACCTGAGTCTTCAGGTAAAACCACATTAGCTCTTAGCTGTATTGCACAAGCACAAAAGAATGGCGGATTGTGTGCATTTATTGATGCTGAACACGCCTTTGATAAATTGTATGCACAAAAATTAGGAATTAATGTTGACGATCTTTTAGTGTCCCAACCTGACGATGGAGAACAAGCGTTAGAAGTGACTGACAATTTAATCCGTTCCGGTGCTTTGGATGTAGTTGTAATCGATTCTGTTGCAGCCTTAGTACCTAAAGCAGAGATTGAAGGCGATATGGGTGATTCAAAAATGGGATTACAAGCGCGTTTAATGTCACAAGCATTGAGAAAATTAACGGGTACCATCAATAAAACCGGTTGTATTTGCATCTTTATCAACCAACTTAGAGATAAGATTGGAGTGATGTTTGGAAATCCTGAAACAACAACAGGAGGTAATGCTCTAAAATTCTATTCCTCTATTAGAATAGACATTCGAAGAATAGGTCAGATTAAAAGTGGAGATGATATTACCGGAAACAGAACCAAAGTGAAAGTTGCCAAAAACAAATTAGCGCCTCCATTTAAAGTGGTAGAGTTTGACATCATTTATGGACAAGGGATTTCTCGCGTTGGCGAAATTTTAGATATGGCTGTAGATACCGGTGTTGTGAACAAAAGTGGTTCATGGTTCAGTTATGCTGATACTAAATTAGGGCAGGGTAGAGATGCGGTTAAAGACCTATTAGCAGACAATCCGGAGCTACTTGCAGACATTGAATCCAAACTAAAAGAAAAAATATTGGGTGGTGCTCCATTGCCTGAAGAGAATGAATGA
- a CDS encoding acyl-CoA desaturase, translating into MQFKAIRFNKNDQPEFFTEVKKRVNQYFESNQIAPTANLSMKIKTVFMLLLYIVPLVIMLANLTDNVWVMYLLWVLMGFGFAGVGLSIMHDANHGAYSKNKKVNNFLSLMLNLAGGYHINWRIQHNVLHHTYTNIFGYDEDIEKSIIRMTPDQNYRKIHRFQLLYTPLLYSIMTFYWIVSKDFEQLFRYNRKGLFKAQGKTFNQALFEIILTKAVYFVLTVVLPLIILPFAWWHILLGFLIMHIIGGLTLALIFQTAHVNESTDFYIPDTETGNIENSWAIHQMKTTSNFAHGSRVFSWYIGGLNYQIEHHLFPGICHVHYKNISPIVKQTAQEFNLPYFQEKTFLSAVISHFKLLNKLSKQTA; encoded by the coding sequence ATGCAATTTAAAGCAATCAGATTTAACAAGAACGACCAACCTGAATTTTTTACAGAGGTAAAAAAAAGAGTCAATCAATATTTTGAAAGTAATCAGATTGCACCAACAGCCAATCTTTCAATGAAAATCAAAACAGTTTTCATGTTACTTTTATATATTGTTCCTTTAGTAATTATGTTAGCAAATCTAACCGATAATGTTTGGGTGATGTATTTGCTTTGGGTATTGATGGGTTTTGGGTTTGCAGGTGTTGGGTTGTCAATCATGCACGATGCAAACCATGGTGCATATTCCAAAAATAAGAAAGTAAATAATTTCTTAAGCTTGATGCTGAATTTAGCCGGAGGATATCATATCAATTGGCGCATTCAACATAATGTACTGCACCACACTTATACTAATATTTTTGGATACGATGAAGATATTGAGAAATCTATTATCAGAATGACACCCGATCAAAACTATCGCAAAATACACAGATTTCAGTTGCTCTACACTCCTCTGCTTTATTCAATAATGACTTTTTACTGGATTGTTTCAAAAGACTTTGAACAATTATTCCGATACAACAGAAAAGGATTATTCAAAGCACAAGGAAAGACATTTAATCAAGCCCTGTTCGAAATCATTTTGACAAAAGCAGTTTATTTTGTTTTAACTGTCGTTTTGCCTCTGATAATTTTACCATTTGCATGGTGGCATATTTTATTGGGATTTCTCATTATGCACATCATTGGGGGGCTTACACTGGCATTGATTTTTCAAACTGCACATGTAAACGAAAGTACTGATTTTTATATCCCTGATACCGAAACCGGAAATATTGAAAACAGTTGGGCTATCCACCAAATGAAAACCACTTCAAATTTTGCTCACGGAAGCCGTGTTTTCTCATGGTATATTGGTGGGTTGAATTATCAAATCGAACATCATTTATTCCCCGGAATTTGTCATGTTCATTACAAAAATATTTCTCCTATTGTTAAACAGACAGCTCAAGAATTTAATCTCCCTTACTTTCAAGAAAAGACCTTTTTAAGTGCAGTTATCAGTCATTTTAAATTGCTTAACAAACTAAGCAAACAAACTGCATAA
- a CDS encoding 7-carboxy-7-deazaguanine synthase QueE has protein sequence MERFYTIQGEGTYSGYASWFIRLAGCDVGCVWCDVKESWNAGGFPMLTPQFLAEEAEKSGAQIVVITGGEPCLYDLTNLCNELHDKGLKIHLETSASSYIRGSFDWICISPKKFKKPIMSQLQKANELKIIVFNQSDFKWAEEFGKEVNKKCKLLLQPEWSKTTQMLPKIIEYVKSHPEWQISLQTHKYMQIP, from the coding sequence ATGGAACGCTTCTACACCATTCAAGGTGAAGGAACGTATAGCGGATATGCTTCTTGGTTTATTCGACTTGCCGGTTGTGATGTAGGATGTGTATGGTGTGATGTCAAAGAAAGCTGGAATGCTGGGGGTTTTCCTATGTTGACGCCTCAATTTTTAGCAGAGGAAGCCGAAAAAAGCGGAGCACAAATTGTTGTTATTACAGGTGGCGAACCCTGTCTATATGATTTGACTAATTTGTGTAACGAACTGCATGATAAAGGACTTAAAATACACTTAGAAACATCTGCGTCCTCTTATATACGCGGAAGTTTTGACTGGATTTGTATTTCTCCTAAAAAATTCAAAAAGCCTATTATGTCTCAATTGCAAAAGGCAAATGAACTTAAAATTATCGTGTTTAATCAATCCGATTTCAAATGGGCAGAAGAATTTGGCAAAGAAGTTAACAAAAAATGCAAATTGTTATTGCAGCCTGAATGGAGTAAAACAACGCAAATGTTGCCAAAAATCATAGAGTATGTCAAGTCGCATCCTGAATGGCAAATTTCTCTTCAAACCCATAAGTATATGCAAATACCTTAG
- a CDS encoding bifunctional 5,10-methylenetetrahydrofolate dehydrogenase/5,10-methenyltetrahydrofolate cyclohydrolase, with amino-acid sequence MIKIDGVKVAKEIKEQLKQETSAIIASGKRAPHLTAILVGDDGASQTYVASKEKDCHEIGFGSKVIRLPESTTEIELLSIIKQINMSEHTDGLIVQLPLPKHISEKKVTDTISPLKDVDGFTPANFGLVARGEGGFIPATPFGILKLIEAYKIDTQGKHVVVIGRSNIVGRPMSILLSQSSQTGNATVTLCHSKTKNLEFFTRHADIVVVAIGIADFLKGSMLKEGATVIDVGITRVSDSQKPKGYTLKGDADYSSLEGICYAATPVPGGVGPMTRIGLMINTLEAFKKKNNLV; translated from the coding sequence ATGATAAAAATTGATGGTGTTAAGGTAGCCAAGGAAATTAAGGAACAATTAAAACAAGAAACATCTGCTATCATTGCTTCCGGTAAACGTGCACCTCATTTAACAGCCATTTTAGTTGGGGATGATGGAGCAAGTCAAACTTATGTTGCTTCAAAAGAAAAGGATTGTCATGAAATTGGTTTTGGCTCCAAAGTAATTAGATTACCTGAATCAACCACAGAGATTGAATTGCTTTCAATCATCAAACAAATCAATATGTCGGAACATACAGACGGATTGATTGTTCAGCTACCATTGCCAAAGCATATTTCTGAGAAAAAAGTAACGGATACCATTTCACCTCTAAAAGATGTAGATGGGTTTACTCCTGCAAATTTCGGGTTGGTAGCAAGAGGAGAGGGCGGTTTTATTCCTGCAACTCCATTTGGTATTTTAAAATTGATTGAAGCTTATAAAATTGATACTCAAGGCAAACATGTTGTTGTCATTGGAAGAAGCAATATTGTTGGAAGACCAATGAGTATTTTGTTATCACAGTCTTCTCAAACAGGAAATGCAACTGTTACTTTATGTCATAGCAAAACTAAGAACTTGGAATTTTTCACCAGGCATGCTGATATTGTTGTTGTAGCTATTGGTATTGCAGATTTTCTAAAAGGTTCAATGTTAAAAGAAGGGGCAACTGTTATAGATGTTGGTATTACACGTGTGTCAGACAGCCAAAAGCCCAAAGGATACACACTAAAAGGAGATGCAGATTATTCATCATTAGAAGGTATTTGTTATGCTGCAACACCAGTGCCCGGTGGGGTAGGCCCAATGACTCGAATTGGACTGATGATAAATACTTTAGAAGCCTTTAAAAAGAAAAACAACCTTGTCTGA
- a CDS encoding S9 family peptidase, whose translation MTPELLWQLGRVSALGISKDKKHIIYKVSTPSVANNNFSSKYYQIPLEGGNATEIKNFNELLPNKNISPDGKYILYTMDIMLQPVLGKDLYPNYAYSDVKIYNGLDYRHWSSWFEGKYTHLFYKSVGEPDTYGTDLLQGERFYCPQQPFGGDNDYTWSPDGKKILYVTKKSEGTAYATSTNTDIYQYDIAGKTTTNLTVGMKGYDTDPAFNKKGALAWLSMERDGYEADKNDIYVLENDIKLNLTKQWDGTVKQFIWADDDRTLYFTAAIGGTIQLFSVDYPGKTKKLPLVTQLSDGQFDITGIVGQAGNNLIVTVTDMNTATEIYSFNLQTKKLKKLTGVNDQYYNNIQTSEIKKRIVKTTDNKDMVVWVIYPPNFDPNKKYPTLLYCQGGPQSALSQFYSFRWNFQLMAAKGYIVVAPNRRGMPGHGVEWNEAISKDWGGQVMKDYLSAIDDVAKESYVDNKRLGAIGASYGGYSVFYLAGMHQGRFKTFIAHAGVFNTTSMYGTTEEVWFPNFDAGGAYWETENKIAQKTYKEFNPVNYVQNWNTPILITQGGIDYRVPIGQAQEAFQAAQLRGIKSRFVLFPEENHWILSPQNAMIWQSEFFKWLDETL comes from the coding sequence ATGACACCTGAACTGCTTTGGCAATTGGGTAGAGTTTCGGCTTTGGGGATAAGCAAGGATAAAAAACATATTATATATAAAGTATCAACTCCATCGGTTGCTAACAATAACTTTAGCAGTAAATACTATCAAATTCCTCTTGAGGGTGGGAACGCTACGGAAATAAAGAATTTCAATGAATTGCTTCCTAATAAAAATATTTCACCTGACGGTAAATATATTTTATATACAATGGATATCATGTTGCAACCGGTTCTTGGTAAAGACCTATACCCCAACTATGCATATTCTGACGTAAAGATTTATAATGGGTTAGACTATCGTCATTGGAGTTCTTGGTTTGAGGGTAAATATACACATCTATTCTACAAATCAGTTGGCGAGCCTGACACTTACGGGACAGATTTGCTTCAAGGCGAGCGATTCTATTGCCCTCAACAACCTTTCGGTGGTGACAATGATTATACATGGTCTCCTGATGGAAAGAAAATACTCTATGTTACAAAAAAGAGCGAAGGAACTGCTTATGCAACAAGCACCAATACCGATATTTATCAGTATGATATAGCCGGTAAAACAACTACAAATCTGACAGTAGGTATGAAAGGGTATGATACCGACCCTGCTTTTAATAAAAAAGGTGCTTTAGCATGGCTCAGTATGGAAAGAGATGGTTATGAAGCAGATAAAAATGATATTTATGTTCTTGAGAATGACATTAAATTAAACCTTACTAAACAGTGGGATGGAACAGTAAAGCAATTTATTTGGGCAGATGATGACAGAACGCTTTACTTTACTGCAGCAATTGGAGGTACCATACAACTGTTTTCAGTTGACTATCCCGGAAAAACTAAAAAACTACCTTTGGTTACCCAGTTATCAGATGGTCAATTTGATATTACCGGAATTGTTGGACAAGCAGGTAACAACTTGATTGTTACAGTAACAGACATGAATACAGCAACAGAGATTTATAGCTTCAACTTGCAAACTAAAAAACTCAAAAAGCTTACCGGGGTTAACGACCAATATTACAACAATATTCAGACTAGTGAAATCAAGAAAAGAATAGTAAAAACCACAGACAACAAAGACATGGTGGTATGGGTCATTTATCCTCCAAACTTTGACCCGAATAAAAAGTACCCGACCCTACTCTATTGCCAAGGCGGACCACAATCTGCATTGTCTCAATTTTATTCATTCCGTTGGAATTTTCAATTGATGGCAGCAAAAGGATATATAGTGGTTGCGCCCAACCGTAGGGGAATGCCCGGACATGGAGTCGAATGGAATGAAGCCATTAGCAAAGATTGGGGTGGTCAAGTAATGAAAGATTATCTGTCTGCTATTGATGATGTTGCTAAGGAGTCTTATGTAGATAATAAAAGGTTGGGAGCAATTGGCGCAAGTTATGGAGGTTATTCAGTCTTTTATTTAGCCGGAATGCATCAAGGTAGATTTAAGACTTTCATTGCACATGCCGGTGTGTTTAACACAACAAGTATGTATGGCACAACAGAAGAAGTCTGGTTTCCAAACTTTGATGCAGGTGGAGCTTATTGGGAGACTGAGAATAAAATAGCTCAGAAAACATACAAAGAGTTTAACCCCGTCAATTATGTACAAAATTGGAATACCCCAATATTAATTACCCAAGGAGGCATTGATTACAGGGTTCCAATTGGGCAAGCACAAGAGGCTTTTCAAGCAGCACAATTACGTGGAATCAAGAGTAGGTTTGTGTTATTCCCCGAAGAAAACCATTGGATTTTATCCCCTCAAAATGCAATGATTTGGCAAAGTGAATTTTTTAAATGGCTTGATGAAACATTGTGA
- a CDS encoding DMT family transporter: MLNTKFGQFFILIVLGVVWGSSFILMKKGLIAFNSWQVASLRLFFAGMIAVPFFIKHRESIKKKDWLWLILAGFIGNGIPAFMFTYAQQAGLESSLAGALNALTPVFTLIVGVSFFNIQSNKKQVLGLLIGLCGAIYLIYNKVGINFNNFSIFPFLIVFLATFFYGINLNIIKSKIGHIKPVLAGMIPLSIVAFPATGVVFASGAPQVLQESTQIWSVSLLSILLLGIVGTAMSLFVYNALIQKTNALFGAAVNYMLPFVAALWGVIDGEAFGKSELLSLLFIMGGIYLIRGK; the protein is encoded by the coding sequence ATGCTCAACACTAAATTTGGTCAATTTTTCATTTTGATTGTGTTGGGCGTAGTTTGGGGTAGTTCATTTATATTGATGAAAAAAGGCTTAATAGCTTTTAACAGCTGGCAAGTAGCTTCCTTACGACTATTCTTTGCAGGGATGATTGCTGTCCCCTTTTTTATTAAACATAGAGAGTCAATTAAAAAAAAAGATTGGTTGTGGTTAATCTTAGCCGGATTTATAGGAAATGGTATCCCTGCATTTATGTTTACCTACGCACAACAAGCAGGATTAGAGAGTTCACTTGCAGGTGCGCTCAATGCTTTGACACCGGTATTTACATTAATTGTGGGAGTAAGTTTTTTTAATATTCAATCAAACAAAAAACAAGTTTTAGGGCTGTTGATAGGATTGTGTGGTGCAATATATTTGATATATAACAAAGTAGGTATCAACTTCAACAACTTTTCAATCTTTCCTTTCTTGATAGTCTTTTTAGCTACATTCTTTTATGGAATTAACCTCAATATAATCAAATCAAAGATTGGACATATTAAGCCGGTCTTAGCTGGGATGATTCCATTAAGTATTGTTGCATTTCCTGCTACCGGAGTAGTTTTTGCGAGCGGTGCGCCACAAGTGCTACAAGAATCTACACAAATATGGAGTGTTTCCTTGTTGTCAATACTTTTATTGGGTATTGTTGGCACAGCAATGTCTTTGTTTGTTTACAATGCATTAATTCAAAAAACGAATGCGCTATTTGGTGCAGCAGTAAATTATATGCTCCCTTTTGTTGCAGCACTCTGGGGTGTTATAGATGGAGAAGCATTTGGAAAATCAGAACTCCTCTCCTTGCTATTTATTATGGGTGGCATTTATTTAATCAGGGGTAAATAA